The Henckelia pumila isolate YLH828 chromosome 2, ASM3356847v2, whole genome shotgun sequence genome includes a window with the following:
- the LOC140878190 gene encoding uncharacterized protein, whose amino-acid sequence MSNSETAVLRKDPTWNYGTLVDPKNTNKMKCNFCGKITNGGIYRHKKHLVGGNRNTKTCPKCPDHVKEEIGSYMSKRKEVKHQMDVIPHFVEVAEQQEYLAVEEAARSERKRPISIGKCSNHSPDFQRKKLKQTGPIDLYFRKDVDEIVQHGKKKDGKLYDENKKQLRENALQRFARWMYDAGIPFNVVNYDSFKPFIEVVGQFGTGMKPPTYHEVRVTCLKKELHHTKLILKDYMDDHVKYDCTLMDDGWTDMKNRTFINCLVNGPRGSVFIESVDGSSYSHIGVKLFELFDKYVQQIGENNVVQVVTDSASANVLVDLMLEGFFYNFSFEKVYERAMMASLKKMFTSEKWITSRFAKETQGKRATEVILMPSFWNVVVYAVKVGGPVVKVLRLVDGEKKPPMGYIYEAIDRAKEFFYLDSNIENDNEVVTGLYKCIARMCGSEDLQDKIMDQLPMYKRAEGLFAMTMAIRQRNKKSPAEWWLAYGCLTSELQQFAVKLKLFYTKYVHLHSKRRNRLEQKRLNDLVYIKCNRALRRRYDMCDMIDPLSLDDIDDSNEWLTGGISNNSDGENYLVFDDDSFTWSEVARASGVGEDAYSFRYLGSSFANQFGEATTIIRRHNDTDEEEEEHDLGETNEDSEGYKSGNSDSGDDDAIFEEDEEGFDDLDI is encoded by the exons ATGTCGAATTCTGAAACTGCAGTCCTTCGAAAAGATCCGACATGGAATTATGGAACATTGGTGGACCCAAAAAATACCAACAAAATGAAGTGTAATTTTTGTGGGAAAATAACTAATGGTGGGATTTATAGACACAAGAAACATCTCGTTGGAGGCAATAGAAATACGAAAACTTGCCCAAAATGTCCAGATCATGTGAAAGAAGAAATCGGTTCTTATATGTCCAAAAGGAAAGAAGTAAaacatcaaatggatgtgatcCCTCACTTTGTTGAAGTGGCAGAACAACAGGAATATTTGGCAGTTGAAGAAGCTGCCCGATCAGAAAGAAAACGGCCGATATCAATTGGTAAGTGTTCTAATCATTCACCTGATTTTCAAAggaaaaaactaaaacaaactGGCCCAATAGATTTATATTTCCGGAAAGATGTTGACGAGATTGTGCAGCATGGTAAAAAAAAGGATGGGAAGTTGTATGATGAAAATAAGAAGCAATTGAGGGAGAATGCATTGCAAAGGTTTGCTAGATGGATGTATGATGCAGGTATTCCTTTTAATGTTGTGAATTATGATAGTTTTAAACCATTTATTGAGGTTGTTGGGCAATTTGGTACTGGAATGAAGCCCCCTACTTACCATGAGGTTAGAGTTACATGCTTAAAAAAAGAATTACACCATACAAAATTAATATTGAAAGATTACATGGATGATCATGTTAAATATGATTGTACTTTGATGGATGATGGGTGGACAGATATGAAAAATAGGACTTTCATTAATTGTTTGGTAAATGGTCCAAGAGGGAGTGTGTTTATAGAATCTGTGGATGGATCGAGTTATTCGCACATTGGGGTGAAACTTTTTGAGTTGTTTGATAAGTATGTGCAGCAAATTGGAGAAAATAATGTTGTTCAAGTTGTTACTGATAGTGCAAGTGCAAATGTTTTAGTTG ATTTGATGCTTGAaggttttttttataatttctcATTTGAAAAGGTTTATGAGAGGGCAATGATG GCGAGCCTCAAAAAAATGTTTACATCTGAGAAATGGATTACTAGTAGATTTGCAAAGGAGACACAAGGTAAACGAGCAACAGAGGTCATATTGATGCCTTCATTTTGGAATGTGGTCGTTTATGCTGTTAAAGTAGGTGGTCCAGTGGTGAAAGTTCTTCGATTGGTTGATGGGGAAAAGAAGCCTCCAATGGGCTATATTTATGAGGCCATAGATCGAGCTAAAGAA TTCTTCTATTTGGATTCTAATATAGAAAACGACAATGAAGTTGTAACGGGTTTGTATAAATGTATAGCTAGGATGTGTGGAAGTGAGGATTTACAAGATAAAATTATGGATCAACTACCAATGTACAAAAGGGCTGAAGGACTTTTTGCGATGACCATGGCCATTAGACAGAGAAACAAAAAATCACCAG CGGAATGGTGGTTGGCTTATGGGTGTTTGACATCCGAATTGCAACAGTTCGCCGTGAAA ctAAAGTTATTTTATACAAAATATGTGCATCTTCATTCCAAAAGAAGAAATAGATTGGAGCAAAAAAGGTTGAACGATTTGGTTTATATCAAGTGTAATAGGGCTCTGAGGCGTCGATATGATATGTGTGACATGATTGATCCTCTTTCTTTAGATGATATTGATGATAGTAATGAATGGTTGACTGGGGGGATAAGTAATAATAGTGATGGGGAAAATTATCTTGTGTTTGATGATGATAGTTTTACTTGGAGTGAAGTTGCACGAGCTTCTGGGGTTGGTGAAGATGCCTATAGTTTTAGATATCTAGGTTCCTCCTTTGCAAATCAATTCGGGGAAG CTACAACTATTATTCGTCGTCATAATGATACTGATGAAGAGGAGGAAGAACATGATCTTGGTGAAACTAATGAGGATTCGGAAGGATACAAATCTGGAAATTCAGATTCTGGAGATGATGATGCTATATTTGAGGAGGATGAAGAGGgatttgatgatctagatattTGA